In one Cercospora beticola chromosome 1, complete sequence genomic region, the following are encoded:
- a CDS encoding uncharacterized protein (BUSCO:EOG092659OC) encodes MKSGEPRPTVVGNENGPEPPFPLKLDGKVIKGFGRGSKDLGIPTANIPIEGLSVGGNENLESGVYYGWAGISTCSATQQNPPSDISSYKLMTSDVHKNLQSILSNGETPSTSSTQGTVYPMVMSIGWNPFYKNTVRSVEVHIMQDFDTDFYGSHMNLLILGFIRPELDYVSKESLIADIKTDIDVAGRSLSRPAYVALARDPYLVEFEGKDELAR; translated from the exons ATGAAATCAGGCGAGCCACGTCCCACTGTTGTGGGCAATGAGAACGGGCCCGAACCTCCATTTCCCCTCAAACTCGATGGCAAGGTCATCAAAGGTTTCGGCCGTGGGAGTAAAGAC CTCGGCATCCCCACCGCCAACATCCCCATCGAAGGCCTCTCCGTCGGCGGAAACGAAAACCTCGAATCAGGAGTCTACTACGGCTGGGCCGGAATTTCCACCTGCAGTGCAACTCAACAAAACCCACCAAGCGACATCTCAAGTTACAAACTCATGACATCCGACGTCCACAAAAACCTCCAATCCATTCTCTCAAACGGCGAAACACCAAGCACATCATCAACCCAAGGAACAGTCTACCCAATGGTGATGTCAATAGGCTGGAACCCCTTCTACAAGAACACAGTCCGAAGTGTGGAAGTACATATCATGCAAGACTTCGATACAGATTTTTATGGCAGTCATATGAATTTGTTGATTTTGGGGTTCATTCGTCCGGAATTGGATTATGTCAGCAAAGAGAGCTTGATTGCAGATATCAAGACGGATATTGATGTTGCAGGACGAAGTCTGAGCCGACCGGCTTATGTAGCACTGGCACGAGACCCGTATCTGGTTGAGTTCGAAGGCAAAGACGAACTTGCTCGGTAG